A section of the Methanocaldococcus sp. FS406-22 genome encodes:
- a CDS encoding adenylate kinase: MKNKVVVIVGVPGVGSTTVTNKAIEELKKEGIEYKIVNFGTVMFEIAKEEGLVEHRDQLRKLPPEEQKRIQKLAGKKIAEMAKESNIVVDTHSTIKTPKGYLPGLPAWVLEELNPDIIVLVEAENDEILMRRLKDETRQRDFESTEDIGEHIFMNRCAAMTYAVLTGATVKIIKNRDFLLDKAVKELIEVLK; the protein is encoded by the coding sequence ATGAAAAACAAGGTTGTAGTGATTGTAGGAGTCCCAGGGGTTGGTTCAACAACAGTTACAAATAAGGCAATTGAAGAGTTAAAAAAAGAAGGAATTGAATACAAGATAGTTAATTTTGGGACTGTAATGTTTGAAATTGCTAAGGAGGAAGGATTAGTAGAGCATAGAGACCAGTTAAGAAAATTACCTCCAGAAGAGCAAAAAAGAATACAAAAATTGGCAGGAAAGAAGATTGCTGAAATGGCTAAGGAATCTAACATAGTTGTTGATACACACAGCACAATAAAGACACCTAAGGGTTATTTGCCAGGACTTCCAGCGTGGGTTTTAGAAGAATTAAATCCAGATATCATTGTTTTAGTTGAAGCAGAGAACGATGAAATATTGATGAGAAGATTAAAGGATGAAACAAGACAGAGAGATTTTGAATCAACAGAGGATATTGGAGAACACATCTTCATGAATAGATGTGCGGCTATGACCTATGCAGTTTTAACAGGAGCAACAGTTAAGATTATTAAAAATAGGGATTTCTTATTAGATAAGGCAGTTAAAGAACTTATCGAGGTTCTTAAATAA